The Nocardia arthritidis genome has a window encoding:
- the sigM gene encoding RNA polymerase sigma factor SigM translates to MLDELTDVELLKAHVGGQRHAFAELLRRHNDHLWQTALRTSYTREDAADSLQDALLSAHRTAASFRAEAEVRSWLHAIVVNACLDRIRRNKTRYAISLSPETMPEPSDDRDEFAELEMSLVVDRALFSLPPDQRTALVAIDLEGYSVSEAAAMLGVPEGTIKSRCARARQRLQERLEFLRDPGNRK, encoded by the coding sequence ATGCTCGATGAGCTCACCGACGTAGAGCTATTGAAAGCGCACGTTGGCGGCCAGCGGCACGCATTCGCCGAGCTGCTGCGCCGCCACAACGACCATCTCTGGCAGACCGCGCTGCGCACCTCGTATACCCGCGAGGACGCGGCCGACTCCCTGCAGGACGCGCTGCTCTCGGCGCACCGCACCGCGGCGTCGTTCCGGGCCGAGGCCGAGGTCCGCAGCTGGCTGCACGCCATCGTGGTGAATGCCTGCCTGGACCGGATCCGCCGCAACAAAACGCGGTACGCGATCTCGCTCTCGCCGGAAACCATGCCCGAACCGAGCGACGACCGCGACGAATTCGCCGAGCTGGAGATGTCCCTGGTGGTCGACCGCGCCCTGTTCTCGCTACCGCCGGATCAACGGACCGCCCTGGTTGCGATCGATCTGGAGGGGTATAGCGTGTCGGAGGCGGCCGCGATGCTGGGCGTCCCGGAGGGGACGATCAAGAGTCGATGCGCGCGAGCCCGCCAGCGACTTCAGGAACGGCTGGAATTTCTGCGGGATCCGGGGAACCGGAAGTAG